Proteins from one Ipomoea triloba cultivar NCNSP0323 chromosome 1, ASM357664v1 genomic window:
- the LOC116024428 gene encoding sulfate transporter 1.3-like isoform X1, with amino-acid sequence MLGHSKVEAVKTGEMETRSLSSSQHEESVPYIHRVGAPPKVNLFKEFKNTVKETLFSDDPLRSFKDQPRSRKFVLFIQAVFPILEWGRHYSFAKFRGDLISGLTIASLCIPQDIGYSKLANLDPQYGLYSSFVPPLIYAFMGSSRDIAIGPVAVVSLLLGTMLRNEIDPVKNKTEYMRLAFTATFFAGITQAILGILRLGFLIDFLSHAAVVGFMGGAAITIALQQLKGFLGIKKFTKKTDIVSVMKSVWGSVHHGVCIFSSSLSISSIFPEDETLTYLHLFPIDLQWNWQTILIGASFLAFLLLAKYIGKKNKKFFWVPAIAPLISVVLSTFFVYITHAEKRGVEIVRHIEKGINPSSVNEIYFSGEYVLKGVRIGIVAGMIALTEAVAIGRTFASMKDYQLDGNKEMVALGAMNIVGSMTSCYVATGSFSRSAVNFMAGCNTAVSNIVMSCVVFLTLEFITPIFKYTPNAILSAIIISAVIGLIDYEAAILIWKIDKFDFVACMGAFLGVVFVSVEIGLLIAVSISFAKILLQVTRPRTASLGRIPRTNVYRNIQQYPEATKVPGVLIVRVDSAIYFSNSNYTRERILRWLEDEEEHLKAASLPRIEFLILEMSPVTDIDTSGIHALEELHSSLQKRNVQLVLANPGRVVIDKLHASNFTNLIGEEKIFLTVADAVLTCSPKLADV; translated from the exons ATGCTGGGCCATAGTAAAGTGGAGGCAGTCAAGACAGGAGAGATGGAGACAAGAAGTTTGTCATCTTCACAACATGAAGAAAGCGTACCATACATTCACAGGGTTGGGGCCCCTCCAAAAGTGAACCTCTTCAAGGAGTTCAAGAACACGGTTAAGGAAACGCTATTTTCAGATGATCCTTTGCGCTCATTTAAGGATCAGCCAAGGTCGCGAAAGTTTGTCCTTTTCATCCAGGCAGTTTTCCCCATTCTTGAATGGGGAAGACACTATAGCTTCGCTAAATTCAGAGGAGATCTCATTTCTGGTCTCACCATCGCAAGCCTCTGCATTCCTCAG GACATTGGGTATTCCAAGCTGGCAAACTTAGATCCTCAGTATGGATTAT ACTCCAGCTTTGTTCCACCATTGATTTACGCATTCATGGGCAGCTCAAGAGATATTGCCATAGGGCCAGTTGCTGTTGTGTCTCTCTTGCTGGGAACTATGCTTCGGAATGAAATTGATCCTGTTAAAAACAAAACTGAGTACATGAGGCTTGCATTTACTGCCACTTTTTTTGCTGGCATCACACAAGCAATCCTTGGAATTCTCAG ATTGGGGTTTTTAATCGATTTCTTGTCTCATGCTGCTGTTGTTGGTTTTATGGGTGGTGCGGCCATCACAATAGCCCTCCAGCAGCTAAAAGGTTTTCTTggcataaaaaaatttactaagAAAACTGATATTGTCTCTGTAATGAAGTCTGTATGGGGCTCAGTCCATCATGGAGTATGCATTTTCTCTTCCTCGTTATCAATCAGCTCCATTTTTCCTGAGGATGAAACACTAACCTATTTGCATTTATTTCCCATTGACTTGCAGTGGAATTGGCAGACCATTCTCATTGGAGCTTCCTTCTTAGCTTTCCTGTTATTAGCAAAGTATATT GGgaagaaaaacaagaaattcttttGGGTACCTGCAATTGCTCCACTAATATCTGTCGTTCTCTCTACGTTCTTTGTCTACATTACACATGCAGAAAAGAGAGGAGTTGAGATT GTAAGACACATTGAAAAAGGAATCAATCCTTCCTCTGTGAATGAAATTTACTTTTCTGGAGAATATGTTTTGAAAGGAGTGAGGATCGGTATTGTAGCTGGCATGATTGCATTAACA GAAGCTGTGGCGATTGGGCGAACATTTGCTTCCATGAAGGACTATCAATTGGATGGAAACAAGGAAATGGTGGCACTAGGAGCCATGAACATTGTTGGCTCAATGACCTCCTGCTATGTGGCAACAG GTTCCTTTTCTCGCTCAGCAGTAAACTTCATGGCCGGTTGCAACACAGCAGTTTCTAACATTGTCATGTCCTGTGTTGTATTTCTAACTTTGGAATTTATAACCCCCATCTTTAAGTACACACCAAACGCAATCCTTTCTGCCATCATTATCTCTGCAGTCATCGGCTTAATAGATTATGAAGCAGCGATCTTGATCTGGAAAAtagataaatttgattttgttgCTTGTATGGGGGCATTTCTAGGTGTGGTTTTTGTCAGTGTTGAGATTGGTCTTTTAATCGCG GTTTCAATATCCTTTGCTAAGATTCTCCTACAAGTAACGAGGCCTCGTACAGCCAGTCTTGGTAGGATTCCTAGGACAAATGTCTATAGGAATATCCAGCAATACCCTGAAGCAACTAAGGTTCCGGGTGTATTGATTGTTAGGGTTGACTCCGCAATCTATTTTTCAAACTCCAACTATACAAGGGAGAG AATATTAAGATGGCTGGAAGATGAGGAAGAGCACCTGAAAGCAGCTTCCCTTCCCAGAATTGAGTTTCTAATACTTGAGATGTCGC CTGTTACTGACATCGACACCAGCGGCATCCACGCCTTGGAAGAGCTGCACAGTAGCCTACAGAAAAGGAATGTTCAG CTTGTTCTGGCAAACCCGGGAAGAGTGGTGATTGACAAGCTTCATGCATCCAACTTTACCAACCTCATTGGCGAGGAAAAAATCTTCCTAACAGTAGCAGATGCAGTGCTAACATGTTCGCCAAAATTGGCAGATGTGTAA
- the LOC116024428 gene encoding sulfate transporter 1.3-like isoform X2 — MLGHSKVEAVKTGEMETRSLSSSQHEESVPYIHRVGAPPKVNLFKEFKNTVKETLFSDDPLRSFKDQPRSRKFVLFIQAVFPILEWGRHYSFAKFRGDLISGLTIASLCIPQDIGYSKLANLDPQYGLYSSFVPPLIYAFMGSSRDIAIGPVAVVSLLLGTMLRNEIDPVKNKTEYMRLAFTATFFAGITQAILGILRLGFLIDFLSHAAVVGFMGGAAITIALQQLKGFLGIKKFTKKTDIVSVMKSVWGSVHHGWNWQTILIGASFLAFLLLAKYIGKKNKKFFWVPAIAPLISVVLSTFFVYITHAEKRGVEIVRHIEKGINPSSVNEIYFSGEYVLKGVRIGIVAGMIALTEAVAIGRTFASMKDYQLDGNKEMVALGAMNIVGSMTSCYVATGSFSRSAVNFMAGCNTAVSNIVMSCVVFLTLEFITPIFKYTPNAILSAIIISAVIGLIDYEAAILIWKIDKFDFVACMGAFLGVVFVSVEIGLLIAVSISFAKILLQVTRPRTASLGRIPRTNVYRNIQQYPEATKVPGVLIVRVDSAIYFSNSNYTRERILRWLEDEEEHLKAASLPRIEFLILEMSPVTDIDTSGIHALEELHSSLQKRNVQLVLANPGRVVIDKLHASNFTNLIGEEKIFLTVADAVLTCSPKLADV, encoded by the exons ATGCTGGGCCATAGTAAAGTGGAGGCAGTCAAGACAGGAGAGATGGAGACAAGAAGTTTGTCATCTTCACAACATGAAGAAAGCGTACCATACATTCACAGGGTTGGGGCCCCTCCAAAAGTGAACCTCTTCAAGGAGTTCAAGAACACGGTTAAGGAAACGCTATTTTCAGATGATCCTTTGCGCTCATTTAAGGATCAGCCAAGGTCGCGAAAGTTTGTCCTTTTCATCCAGGCAGTTTTCCCCATTCTTGAATGGGGAAGACACTATAGCTTCGCTAAATTCAGAGGAGATCTCATTTCTGGTCTCACCATCGCAAGCCTCTGCATTCCTCAG GACATTGGGTATTCCAAGCTGGCAAACTTAGATCCTCAGTATGGATTAT ACTCCAGCTTTGTTCCACCATTGATTTACGCATTCATGGGCAGCTCAAGAGATATTGCCATAGGGCCAGTTGCTGTTGTGTCTCTCTTGCTGGGAACTATGCTTCGGAATGAAATTGATCCTGTTAAAAACAAAACTGAGTACATGAGGCTTGCATTTACTGCCACTTTTTTTGCTGGCATCACACAAGCAATCCTTGGAATTCTCAG ATTGGGGTTTTTAATCGATTTCTTGTCTCATGCTGCTGTTGTTGGTTTTATGGGTGGTGCGGCCATCACAATAGCCCTCCAGCAGCTAAAAGGTTTTCTTggcataaaaaaatttactaagAAAACTGATATTGTCTCTGTAATGAAGTCTGTATGGGGCTCAGTCCATCATGGA TGGAATTGGCAGACCATTCTCATTGGAGCTTCCTTCTTAGCTTTCCTGTTATTAGCAAAGTATATT GGgaagaaaaacaagaaattcttttGGGTACCTGCAATTGCTCCACTAATATCTGTCGTTCTCTCTACGTTCTTTGTCTACATTACACATGCAGAAAAGAGAGGAGTTGAGATT GTAAGACACATTGAAAAAGGAATCAATCCTTCCTCTGTGAATGAAATTTACTTTTCTGGAGAATATGTTTTGAAAGGAGTGAGGATCGGTATTGTAGCTGGCATGATTGCATTAACA GAAGCTGTGGCGATTGGGCGAACATTTGCTTCCATGAAGGACTATCAATTGGATGGAAACAAGGAAATGGTGGCACTAGGAGCCATGAACATTGTTGGCTCAATGACCTCCTGCTATGTGGCAACAG GTTCCTTTTCTCGCTCAGCAGTAAACTTCATGGCCGGTTGCAACACAGCAGTTTCTAACATTGTCATGTCCTGTGTTGTATTTCTAACTTTGGAATTTATAACCCCCATCTTTAAGTACACACCAAACGCAATCCTTTCTGCCATCATTATCTCTGCAGTCATCGGCTTAATAGATTATGAAGCAGCGATCTTGATCTGGAAAAtagataaatttgattttgttgCTTGTATGGGGGCATTTCTAGGTGTGGTTTTTGTCAGTGTTGAGATTGGTCTTTTAATCGCG GTTTCAATATCCTTTGCTAAGATTCTCCTACAAGTAACGAGGCCTCGTACAGCCAGTCTTGGTAGGATTCCTAGGACAAATGTCTATAGGAATATCCAGCAATACCCTGAAGCAACTAAGGTTCCGGGTGTATTGATTGTTAGGGTTGACTCCGCAATCTATTTTTCAAACTCCAACTATACAAGGGAGAG AATATTAAGATGGCTGGAAGATGAGGAAGAGCACCTGAAAGCAGCTTCCCTTCCCAGAATTGAGTTTCTAATACTTGAGATGTCGC CTGTTACTGACATCGACACCAGCGGCATCCACGCCTTGGAAGAGCTGCACAGTAGCCTACAGAAAAGGAATGTTCAG CTTGTTCTGGCAAACCCGGGAAGAGTGGTGATTGACAAGCTTCATGCATCCAACTTTACCAACCTCATTGGCGAGGAAAAAATCTTCCTAACAGTAGCAGATGCAGTGCTAACATGTTCGCCAAAATTGGCAGATGTGTAA